A portion of the Bacteroides faecium genome contains these proteins:
- the dapA gene encoding 4-hydroxy-tetrahydrodipicolinate synthase, whose amino-acid sequence MIQTKLKGMGVALITPFKEDESVDYDALMRMVDYLLQNNADFLCVLGTTAETPTLTEEEKKTIKKMVIDRVNGRIPILLGVGGNNTRAIVETLKNDDFTGVDAILSVVPYYNKPSQEGIYQHYKAIAEATELPIVLYNVPGRTGVNMTAETTLRIARNFSNVVAIKEASGNITQMDDIIKNKPENFNVISGDDGITFPLITLGAVGVISVIGNAFPREFSRMTRLALQGDFANALTIHHRFTELFNLLFVDGNPAGVKSMLNAMGMIENKLRLPLVPTRITTFEAIRKVLNELNIKC is encoded by the coding sequence ATGATACAGACTAAATTGAAAGGAATGGGGGTAGCACTGATTACTCCTTTCAAAGAGGATGAGAGCGTTGACTATGACGCATTGATGCGCATGGTGGACTATCTATTACAGAATAATGCGGATTTTTTGTGTGTGCTGGGAACTACAGCCGAAACCCCGACTCTTACTGAGGAAGAAAAGAAAACCATAAAAAAAATGGTGATTGACCGCGTTAACGGAAGAATTCCTATTCTGTTGGGTGTAGGTGGTAATAATACTCGTGCTATTGTAGAAACATTGAAAAACGATGATTTCACAGGAGTTGACGCTATATTGTCTGTTGTGCCATATTATAATAAACCTTCGCAAGAAGGCATTTACCAGCATTATAAGGCAATCGCTGAAGCAACGGAGCTTCCTATTGTGTTGTATAATGTTCCGGGGCGTACGGGCGTAAATATGACTGCTGAAACGACTTTGCGTATTGCCCGCAACTTTAGCAATGTGGTTGCTATAAAAGAAGCATCCGGCAATATCACGCAAATGGATGATATTATCAAGAATAAGCCTGAAAACTTCAATGTGATCTCTGGTGATGATGGTATCACTTTCCCTCTCATCACTTTAGGGGCTGTTGGTGTTATTTCGGTTATCGGCAATGCTTTTCCTCGTGAATTCAGCCGTATGACACGTTTAGCGCTTCAGGGAGACTTTGCTAATGCACTGACTATCCATCACAGATTTACAGAATTATTCAATCTGTTATTTGTAGATGGAAATCCTGCGGGAGTGAAATCAATGCTGAACGCTATGGGAATGATTGAAAATAAACTTCGCTTACCGCTGGTTCCTACCCGTATTACTACATTTGAAGCGATACGTAAGGTTTTGAATGAATTGAATATAAAATGCTGA
- the ligA gene encoding NAD-dependent DNA ligase LigA → MDIKEKIEELRAELHRHNYNYYVLNAPEISDKEFDDKMRELQDLEQAHPEYKDENSPTMRVGSDLNKNFTQVAHKYPMLSLANTYSEAEVTDFYERVRKALNEDFEICCEMKYDGTSISLTYENGKLVRAVTRGDGEKGDDVTDNVKTIRSIPLVLHGDNFPATFEIRGEILMPWEVFEELNREKEAREEPLFANPRNAASGTLKLQNSSIVASRKLDAYLYYLLGDNLPCDGHYENLQEAAKWGFKISDLTRKCQTLDEVFEFINYWDVERKNLPVATDGIVLKVNSLRQQKNLGFTAKSPRWAIAYKFQAERALTRLNKVTYQVGRTGAVTPVANLDPVQLSGTVVKRASLHNADIIEGLDLHIGDMVYVEKGGEIIPKITGVDKDARSFMLGEKVKFITTCPECASKLVRYEGEAAHYCPNETACPPQIKGKIEHFISRKAMNIDGLGPETVDMFYRLGLIENTADLYKLTTDDIKGLERMGEKSAENIITGIAQSKTVPFERVIFALGIRFVGETVAKKIAKSFENIDELQQADLEKLVSIDEIGEKIAQSILLYFANESNRDLVSRLKDAGLQLYRTEEDLSGYTDKLAGQSIVISGVFTHHSRDEYKELIEKNGGKNVGSISAKTSFILAGDNMGPAKLEKAKKLGITILSEDEFLKLIS, encoded by the coding sequence ATGGATATAAAGGAAAAAATAGAGGAATTGCGTGCCGAACTTCACCGGCATAATTATAATTATTACGTGTTGAACGCTCCCGAAATCTCGGATAAGGAGTTTGATGACAAGATGCGTGAGCTCCAGGATTTGGAACAGGCGCATCCGGAGTATAAAGACGAAAACTCGCCTACTATGCGTGTAGGTAGCGATCTAAACAAGAACTTCACGCAGGTGGCACACAAATATCCTATGTTGTCATTGGCAAATACGTATTCGGAAGCCGAGGTGACAGATTTTTATGAACGTGTTCGCAAGGCGCTCAATGAGGATTTTGAGATTTGTTGCGAAATGAAATATGATGGTACATCGATCTCATTGACTTATGAAAATGGGAAATTGGTTCGTGCCGTTACCCGTGGTGATGGTGAAAAAGGAGATGATGTGACGGATAATGTGAAGACGATCCGTTCCATTCCGCTTGTGCTTCATGGTGATAATTTTCCTGCCACTTTTGAAATTCGTGGGGAGATTTTGATGCCGTGGGAAGTATTTGAGGAATTGAACCGCGAAAAGGAAGCACGTGAGGAGCCGCTTTTTGCTAATCCGAGAAATGCAGCTTCCGGTACATTGAAGTTGCAGAATTCTTCTATCGTTGCTTCTCGCAAGCTGGACGCGTATTTGTATTATCTGCTGGGAGATAATCTTCCTTGTGACGGACATTATGAAAATCTTCAGGAAGCTGCGAAATGGGGCTTTAAAATATCTGATTTGACACGTAAATGCCAGACATTGGACGAAGTTTTTGAATTTATCAACTATTGGGATGTCGAACGTAAGAATCTGCCGGTTGCCACAGATGGAATTGTTTTAAAAGTAAATAGCTTGCGACAACAGAAGAATTTGGGATTTACGGCTAAATCTCCGCGTTGGGCTATTGCTTATAAGTTTCAGGCTGAACGTGCTTTGACACGCTTAAATAAGGTGACTTACCAGGTAGGCAGAACAGGTGCTGTCACTCCAGTGGCGAACCTGGATCCTGTACAGCTTTCGGGAACGGTTGTGAAACGTGCGTCTTTGCATAATGCGGATATTATTGAAGGACTTGATTTGCACATTGGAGATATGGTTTATGTCGAAAAAGGTGGTGAAATCATTCCTAAAATCACGGGCGTTGACAAGGATGCGCGTAGTTTTATGCTTGGTGAGAAGGTCAAGTTTATTACTACTTGTCCCGAGTGTGCCAGCAAATTAGTAAGATATGAAGGAGAAGCTGCACACTATTGCCCTAATGAAACGGCTTGCCCCCCACAAATCAAAGGTAAAATAGAGCATTTCATCAGTCGAAAGGCTATGAATATAGATGGATTAGGCCCGGAAACGGTAGATATGTTCTATCGGTTGGGTTTAATTGAAAATACGGCCGATTTGTATAAGCTTACAACTGATGATATCAAGGGATTGGAGCGTATGGGCGAGAAATCAGCAGAGAATATTATAACAGGAATTGCTCAAAGCAAAACAGTTCCTTTTGAACGGGTAATCTTTGCTTTAGGAATACGCTTTGTCGGTGAAACTGTGGCGAAGAAGATAGCAAAGTCGTTTGAAAATATAGATGAACTGCAGCAGGCAGACCTTGAAAAGTTGGTTAGTATCGATGAAATCGGAGAAAAAATAGCTCAAAGTATCTTGCTGTATTTTGCGAATGAGTCTAATCGTGATCTGGTTAGCCGCTTGAAAGATGCCGGATTACAGCTTTATCGCACTGAAGAAGATTTAAGTGGATACACGGATAAGCTGGCAGGACAGTCTATTGTCATCAGTGGCGTGTTTACTCACCATTCACGGGATGAATATAAAGAACTTATCGAGAAAAACGGTGGCAAAAATGTAGGAAGTATTTCTGCGAAAACAAGTTTTATCCTTGCCGGAGATAATATGGGGCCTGCGAAACTGGAAAAAGCGAAAAAACTTGGAATAACCATACTTAGCGAAGACGAATTTCTGAAACTTATATCGTAA
- the trmD gene encoding tRNA (guanosine(37)-N1)-methyltransferase TrmD, translating to MRIDIITVLPEMIEGFFNCSIMKRAQNKGLAEIHIHNLRDYTEDKYRRVDDYPFGGFAGMVMKIEPIERCINALKAEREYDEVIFTTPDGEQFNQPIANSLSLAQNLIILCGHFKGIDYRIREHLITKEISIGDYVLTGGELAAAVMADAIVRIIPGVISDEQSALSDSFQDNLLAAPVYTRPADYKGWKVPDILLSGHEAKIKEWELQQSLERTKKLRPDLLED from the coding sequence ATGCGTATTGATATTATAACAGTTTTACCCGAGATGATTGAAGGTTTCTTCAATTGTTCTATTATGAAACGGGCTCAAAACAAGGGACTTGCAGAAATACATATCCACAATCTGCGTGACTATACTGAAGATAAATACCGTCGTGTCGATGATTACCCTTTTGGTGGTTTCGCCGGAATGGTTATGAAAATAGAACCCATCGAGCGTTGTATCAACGCTCTTAAGGCAGAACGGGAGTATGACGAAGTAATCTTCACAACCCCCGACGGAGAACAATTCAACCAACCGATAGCCAATAGCCTTTCTTTAGCGCAGAACCTAATCATTCTTTGCGGCCACTTCAAAGGCATTGATTATCGTATTCGCGAGCATCTGATTACTAAAGAAATCAGTATCGGAGATTATGTCCTGACAGGTGGCGAGCTGGCCGCAGCAGTTATGGCCGATGCTATCGTACGTATTATTCCCGGAGTTATCTCCGATGAACAATCCGCGCTTTCCGATTCTTTCCAGGACAATTTATTGGCAGCTCCTGTATATACTCGTCCTGCTGATTATAAAGGCTGGAAAGTTCCTGATATTCTATTATCAGGCCATGAAGCAAAGATTAAAGAATGGGAGTTGCAACAATCCTTGGAACGCACCAAAAAGCTTCGTCCCGACTTACTGGAAGACTAA
- a CDS encoding dihydroorotate dehydrogenase has product MADLSVNIGELQMKNPVMTASGTFGYGEEFSDFIDIARIGGIIVKGTTLHKREGNPYPRMAETPSGMLNAVGLQNKGVDYFVEHIYPRIKDIQTNMIVNVSGSAIEDYVKTAEIINELDKIPAIELNISCPNVKQGGMAFGVSAKGASEVVKAVRSAYKKTLIVKLSPNVTDITEIARAAEESGADSVSLINTLLGMAIDAERKRPILSTITGGMSGAAVKPIALRMVWQVAKAVNIPVIGLGGIMDWKDAVEFMLAGASAIQIGTANFIDPAVTIKVEDGINNYLERHGCKSVKEIIGALEV; this is encoded by the coding sequence ATGGCAGATTTGAGTGTAAACATTGGTGAATTGCAAATGAAAAATCCGGTGATGACAGCATCCGGTACATTTGGATATGGTGAAGAGTTCTCAGATTTCATTGATATAGCGCGAATAGGCGGTATTATTGTAAAGGGTACTACTCTTCACAAACGTGAAGGAAATCCTTATCCGCGTATGGCCGAAACCCCTTCGGGCATGTTAAACGCTGTAGGACTGCAGAATAAGGGTGTTGACTACTTCGTAGAACATATATATCCCCGCATAAAGGACATCCAAACGAATATGATTGTAAACGTTTCGGGTTCTGCTATCGAAGATTATGTGAAAACAGCCGAAATCATTAATGAACTTGACAAAATTCCTGCCATAGAATTAAACATCTCTTGCCCTAATGTGAAGCAAGGTGGCATGGCTTTTGGTGTGTCAGCAAAAGGTGCGTCAGAAGTAGTGAAAGCCGTGCGTTCTGCTTACAAAAAGACACTTATAGTAAAACTCTCTCCAAACGTCACTGACATCACCGAAATAGCTCGCGCGGCAGAAGAAAGTGGTGCGGATAGTGTGTCATTAATCAATACATTACTGGGAATGGCGATTGATGCGGAGCGTAAACGACCTATTTTATCAACTATAACAGGCGGAATGTCCGGTGCTGCCGTAAAACCTATTGCATTGCGTATGGTATGGCAGGTTGCTAAAGCGGTAAATATTCCTGTCATTGGCTTGGGCGGTATTATGGACTGGAAAGATGCGGTTGAGTTTATGCTTGCAGGTGCATCTGCAATCCAAATTGGTACGGCAAATTTCATAGATCCGGCTGTTACTATCAAAGTGGAAGATGGTATAAATAATTACTTGGAAAGACACGGATGTAAGTCTGTAAAGGAAATTATTGGCGCACTTGAGGTATAA
- a CDS encoding dihydroorotate dehydrogenase electron transfer subunit, whose product MKKFILDLTVTENIKLHANYVLLKLTSSSLLPEMLPGQFAELRVDGSLTTFLRRPISINFVDKQRNEVWFLIQMVGDGTKRLAEINPGDVINTILPLGNGYTMPQTPSDKLLLVGGGVGTAPMLYLGEQLAKNGHKPIFLLGARSDKDLLQLDEFAKYGEVYTTTEDGSHGEKGYVTQHSILNKVRFEQIYTCGPKPMMVAVAKYAKSNQIECEVSLENTMACGIGACLCCVENTTEGHLCVCKEGPVFNINKLLWQI is encoded by the coding sequence ATGAAGAAATTTATTTTAGATCTGACGGTTACGGAGAATATCAAACTGCATGCTAATTATGTATTGCTAAAACTGACTTCTTCGTCGTTACTGCCCGAAATGTTGCCTGGGCAGTTTGCCGAACTCCGGGTGGACGGTTCGCTTACTACATTCCTGCGTCGCCCTATTTCCATTAATTTTGTAGATAAACAACGAAATGAAGTATGGTTTCTGATCCAAATGGTTGGAGACGGAACAAAGCGCCTGGCAGAGATAAATCCGGGCGATGTAATCAACACGATACTTCCGTTGGGAAATGGCTACACAATGCCGCAAACGCCTTCAGATAAGCTCCTGTTAGTTGGTGGTGGTGTCGGAACAGCTCCTATGTTGTATTTGGGTGAACAATTGGCTAAAAACGGGCATAAACCTATCTTCCTTTTGGGTGCCCGTAGTGATAAAGACTTGCTTCAACTGGATGAATTTGCTAAATATGGTGAAGTGTATACTACTACGGAAGATGGCAGCCATGGAGAAAAAGGATATGTCACCCAACATTCCATATTAAATAAGGTACGGTTTGAGCAGATTTACACTTGTGGTCCTAAACCTATGATGGTGGCTGTGGCGAAATATGCCAAAAGTAATCAGATAGAATGCGAAGTATCTTTGGAAAATACAATGGCTTGTGGTATCGGAGCATGTTTATGCTGTGTGGAAAATACGACAGAAGGTCACTTGTGTGTATGTAAAGAAGGTCCTGTTTTTAATATAAATAAACTACTATGGCAGATTTGA
- a CDS encoding helix-turn-helix domain-containing protein produces MEIKDRIRMIMEREKVPPRVFAETIGVQQSTLSHILNDRNKPSLEVVMKVHQTYSYVNLEWLLYGKGEMLASAEEPSLASPNGDYQPSLFDENPVNPSKETIAPENRREMALRSTENAPKEIVKQEIRYIEKPARKITEIRIFFDDNTYETFRPEK; encoded by the coding sequence ATGGAAATAAAAGACAGAATTAGAATGATTATGGAAAGGGAAAAAGTTCCCCCCAGAGTTTTTGCTGAAACAATCGGAGTTCAACAGTCTACTCTTTCTCATATTCTAAATGATAGAAACAAGCCGAGTCTGGAAGTAGTGATGAAAGTTCACCAAACCTATAGTTATGTAAATCTTGAATGGTTGCTATATGGAAAAGGTGAAATGCTGGCTTCTGCAGAAGAGCCTTCATTAGCTTCTCCCAATGGTGATTATCAGCCTTCTTTATTCGACGAGAATCCTGTAAATCCGTCCAAAGAGACGATTGCTCCGGAAAATCGCAGGGAAATGGCGTTAAGAAGCACCGAAAATGCACCGAAAGAGATTGTAAAACAGGAGATTAGGTATATAGAAAAGCCTGCCAGAAAAATCACTGAAATAAGAATTTTCTTTGATGATAATACCTATGAAACGTTTAGGCCTGAAAAATAA
- the holA gene encoding DNA polymerase III subunit delta yields MAKQELTCDDILKELRAKQYRPVYYLMGEESYYIDLIADYITDNVLNETEKEFNLTVVYGADVDVATIINAAKRYPMMSEHQVVVVKEAQAIRNMEELSYYLQKPLLSTILVICHKHGTLDRRKKLAAEIDKVGVLFESKKIKDAQLPAFISSYMKRKGVDMEPKATAMLADFVGSDLSRLTGELEKLIITLPTGQRRVTPEQIEKNIGISKDYNNFELRSALVEKDILKANKIIKYFEENPKTNPIQMTLSLLFSFYSNLMLAYYAPDKSEQGIASMLGLKTPWQAKDYLAAMRKYSGVKTMQIVGEIRYADAKSKGVKNSSMTDGDILRELVFNILH; encoded by the coding sequence ATGGCAAAACAAGAACTGACGTGTGATGACATTCTCAAAGAGTTGAGGGCGAAGCAATATCGCCCTGTCTATTATCTGATGGGGGAAGAATCGTACTATATCGACCTGATTGCAGATTATATTACGGATAATGTGTTGAACGAAACGGAAAAGGAGTTCAACCTGACCGTCGTGTATGGAGCTGATGTAGATGTAGCTACTATTATAAATGCTGCAAAACGTTATCCGATGATGTCTGAACATCAAGTGGTGGTGGTAAAGGAAGCACAGGCAATCCGCAATATGGAGGAATTGTCTTACTATCTTCAGAAGCCGCTGCTCTCTACTATTTTGGTGATATGCCATAAACACGGTACGTTAGACCGCAGGAAAAAGTTGGCTGCCGAAATAGATAAAGTGGGTGTATTATTCGAGTCGAAGAAGATAAAGGATGCGCAACTACCGGCTTTTATTTCTTCTTATATGAAACGTAAAGGAGTGGATATGGAACCTAAAGCGACTGCTATGCTGGCTGATTTTGTAGGCTCTGATTTAAGCCGTCTGACTGGAGAACTGGAGAAGTTGATTATCACTTTGCCCACTGGTCAGAGACGTGTAACCCCTGAACAAATTGAAAAGAATATTGGTATAAGCAAGGATTATAATAACTTTGAATTGCGGAGTGCGCTTGTAGAAAAGGATATTCTCAAAGCAAACAAGATAATAAAATATTTTGAGGAAAACCCGAAAACGAATCCGATACAGATGACGTTATCTCTGCTTTTTAGCTTTTACTCTAACCTTATGCTGGCATATTATGCACCTGATAAATCGGAGCAGGGAATTGCCAGTATGCTGGGATTAAAGACGCCCTGGCAAGCTAAAGATTATCTGGCTGCCATGCGAAAATACAGTGGAGTAAAGACGATGCAAATCGTTGGTGAAATACGATATGCTGATGCAAAATCAAAAGGAGTAAAGAATAGCTCAATGACAGACGGAGATATTCTCCGCGAATTAGTGTTTAATATTTTACATTAG
- a CDS encoding AMP nucleosidase has protein sequence MKTKEEIVANWLPRYTKRNLEDFGEYILLTNFNKYVEIFANQFDVPILGRDANMISATAEGITMINFGMGSPNAAIIMDLLGAIRPKACLFLGKCGGIDKKNQLGDLILPIAAIRGEGTSNDYFPPEVPALPAFMLQRAVSSSIRDKGRDYWTGTVYTTNRRIWEHDEAFKEYLKTTRAMAVDMETATLFSCGFANHIPTGALLLVSDQPMTPDGVKTDKSDNLVTRNYVEEHVEIGIASLRMIIDEKKTVKHLKFDW, from the coding sequence ATGAAAACAAAAGAAGAAATCGTCGCTAATTGGCTGCCGCGTTACACAAAACGTAACCTGGAGGATTTTGGAGAGTATATTCTGTTGACTAACTTCAACAAGTACGTAGAGATTTTCGCCAATCAATTTGATGTTCCAATATTAGGCAGGGATGCTAACATGATCTCCGCTACTGCTGAAGGTATTACAATGATTAACTTTGGTATGGGGAGTCCTAATGCCGCCATTATCATGGATTTACTGGGTGCCATTCGTCCGAAGGCGTGTCTGTTCCTTGGTAAATGTGGGGGCATCGACAAAAAGAACCAGCTTGGTGATTTGATTCTTCCTATTGCCGCTATCCGTGGTGAGGGAACTTCCAACGACTATTTTCCGCCTGAAGTTCCGGCATTACCCGCTTTTATGTTGCAACGTGCCGTTTCTTCATCTATCCGTGACAAAGGACGTGACTACTGGACAGGTACTGTATATACCACCAACCGCCGCATTTGGGAACATGACGAAGCGTTCAAAGAATATCTAAAAACGACTCGTGCCATGGCAGTGGATATGGAAACAGCCACTTTGTTCAGTTGTGGTTTTGCCAATCATATTCCTACAGGTGCGTTACTTTTGGTTTCTGACCAGCCGATGACTCCCGACGGAGTGAAAACGGATAAGAGCGACAACCTGGTCACTAGAAATTACGTAGAAGAGCATGTGGAGATAGGTATCGCTTCCTTGCGCATGATTATTGATGAAAAGAAAACTGTAAAACACTTGAAATTTGACTGGTAA
- a CDS encoding type I restriction enzyme HsdR N-terminal domain-containing protein gives MLSLNLPVFDTKINVRNGKNVIFDVIRKRYVALTPEEWVRQHFVHFLIAHKGYPSALLANEVMVKLNGTTKRCDTVLYRRDLSARMIVEYKAPHIEITQAVFDQITRYNMVLKVEYLIVSNGMQHYCCRMDYENQSYAFLKDIPDYNSL, from the coding sequence ATGTTATCGTTAAACCTACCAGTATTCGACACTAAAATAAACGTACGAAACGGAAAAAATGTAATTTTCGACGTGATTCGCAAACGATATGTCGCACTTACCCCTGAAGAATGGGTACGACAGCACTTCGTTCACTTTCTTATTGCACACAAAGGGTATCCATCCGCGCTTCTGGCCAATGAAGTGATGGTAAAGTTGAACGGTACTACCAAAAGATGTGATACGGTGCTATACCGGAGAGATCTATCCGCCCGGATGATTGTGGAATACAAAGCTCCCCACATTGAAATCACACAAGCGGTCTTCGATCAGATTACCCGATACAATATGGTGTTGAAAGTAGAATATCTGATTGTCAGTAATGGGATGCAACATTACTGCTGCCGGATGGATTATGAAAATCAGAGCTATGCTTTTCTGAAAGATATTCCTGATTACAATTCCCTATAA